From the genome of Nitrospirota bacterium:
CTTGAGGACGTTTTCCACATCCGCGCCGGTCATGGAAAGCGCCTCACGCAACTTCGCGAGAACGTCGCGGTAGGCGAGGGTCACCTTTGGGGTGCCCTCCTTGCCACCAGGCCCTCCGCCCCCCTGCGGCTTCGAGGCCAGCGTCATCTTGATCATCATGTCCATCACCACGCCCACGCTCATGAACGGATTGTCGCTGGTCTTGGCGCTGATTTGTTCGACGGTTTTCTTGAGGCGGTTGACGAGGGACTTGAGGAGGACGGCGAGGATCTTGGGCGACTTGTCCAGCATGTTGGTGAAGCCGTCCTTGTCGAGGACGAACAATTCCACGGGTTCGCTCGCAATCGCGGAGGCCGCCCGATCCTGATCCAGAATCAGGGCCATTTCGCCGAAAAGGGAACCGGGCCCGAGGTTCTCGAGCACGAGTTTCTTGCCGTCTATCAGCTTGGAGATTTCAACCTTGCCGGTTTTTATGAGGTAGCCGGCATCGCCCTTCGCGCCCTCGCGAAAGATGATCTGATCTTTCGGAATAACTTTTATGGGTACCGTCGACATTTTCTCCGTCCTTTCAGAGGGTTCTATTAGACCAATTTAGAGGGGGTTGTCAAATCGCGGGGGGCGGTTTTCAGGCCTCGTGGATTGCCAGTCGGGTTCGGATCGATGGCCACCTTTCGGTGAGGTTGGTGCGCCCTCGCCGTCAAGGCAGGCCGGTCACTTGGACGGCCGTCGGACGGTTGGCCGTGCCTCCATCCCCGAGTTGGCCGGAGCCTCCGGCGCCCCAGCATCGGGCGGTCCCATCGGAGACGGCGGCGCACGTATGACTGGCGCCTCCAGTCACCGCGACCGCGCCAGTGAGGGTTGAGACCGCCACCGAGGTGGGCTTGTCCGCCGTGCTCCCATCGCCCAACTGCCCGAAAATGTTGTACCCCCAGCATCGGACCGTGCCGTTGGCCAGAAG
Proteins encoded in this window:
- a CDS encoding cyclic nucleotide-binding domain-containing protein → MSTVPIKVIPKDQIIFREGAKGDAGYLIKTGKVEISKLIDGKKLVLENLGPGSLFGEMALILDQDRAASAIASEPVELFVLDKDGFTNMLDKSPKILAVLLKSLVNRLKKTVEQISAKTSDNPFMSVGVVMDMMIKMTLASKPQGGGGPGGKEGTPKVTLAYRDVLAKLREALSMTGADVENVLK